The following is a genomic window from Flavobacteriales bacterium.
ACGCGCCACCGGCGCCAGGGTTACGCCGGGCGTCAGCCCGCCCAGCCCTCACGGTCCAGGCTGCGGTATTGGATGGCCTCGGCCAGGTGCTCGGTGCGGATGTCCGGGCTGTCGGCCAGGTCGGCGATGGTGCGCGCCACCTTCAGGATGCGGTCGTAGGCCCGTGCGCTTAGGCCGAGCCGTTCCATGGCCCGCTCCAGCAAGGCCTTGCCGGCCTCGTCGATGCGGCAGATGCTGCGCAGCTGCTGGCTGCTCATCTGGGCATTGCTGTGCAGCCCGATGCCGGCGAACCTCCGCTGCTGCACCTCGCGCGCCCGCACCACGCGCTGCCGCACCTCGGCGCTCCGCTCCGTGCTGCGCTCGGCGCTCAGTTCGCTGAAGGGCACCGGCGTCACCTCGATGTGGATGTCGATGCGGTCGAGCAGCGGGCCGCTGATGCGCGTGAGGTACTTCTGCACCACGCCCGGCGCGCACACGCACTCCTTTTCCGGATGGTTGTGGAAACCGCACGGGCAGGGGTTCATCGCCGCCACCAGCATGAAGCTCGCCGGGTACTCCACCGTGAAGCGGGCGCGGGAGATGGTGACCACGCGGTCCTCGAGCGGCTGGCGGAGCACCTCGAGCACGGTGCGCTTGAACTCGGGCAGCTCGTCCAGGAAGAGCACCCCGTTGTGCGCCAGGCTGATCTCGCCGGGCTGCGGATGGCTGCCGCCGCCCACGAGCGCCACATCGCTGATGGTGTGGTGCGGCGAGCGGAAGGGGCGCACACTGAGCAGGCTGTCCTCCTTGCGCAGCTTGCCGGCCACGCTGTGGATCTTGGTGGTCTCCAGCGCCTCGGCGATGTGCAGCGGCGGCAGGATGGTGGGCAGCCGCTTGGCCAGCATGGTCTTGCCCGCTCCCGGAGGGCCGATCAGGATGATGTTGTGCCCACCGGCGGCGGCGATCTCGAACGCGCGCTTGATGTTCTCCTGCCCCTTCACGTCGGCGATGTCCACCGGGTACGAGCGGCTGCTGGCCGCGAACTCGGCAGCGATATCCACGTGCTCGGGCGCCACCGTGGGCTCGCCTTCCAGGATGCCGATCACCTCACGCAAGTGGGTGACGCCGTAGACCGTGAGGCCTTCCACGATCGCCGCCTCGCGACCGTTCTCCTTGGGCACGATCACGCCCTTGAAGCCGCTGCGCTTGGCCTCGATGGCGATGGGCAGGGCGCCCTTGATCGGGCGGACACCGCCGTCCATGGACAGCTCGCCCATGATGAGGAAATCGGCGAAACGGTCCGTGGGGATCTGACCGGTGCTGCCCAGGATGCCCACGGCCATGGGCAGGTCGTAGGCCGAACCTTCCTTGTGGACATCGGCCGGGGCCAGGTTGATCACCGTGCGCTTGCCGCGTGGGAAATCGAGGCCGCAGCTACGCACCGCGTTGTCCATGCGGTGATAGCTCTCCTTCACGGCGTTGTCCGGCAACCCCACCAGGTAGAACTTCACCCCCTTGGTGACGTTGACCTCGGCCGTGACGATGGTGGCGTTGATGCCGAAGACCGCGCTGCCGAAGACCTTGACCAGCATGCCGTTCAGTTCAGTTCCCGCTCGATGTGGTCGATGAAGGCGTGTATCACCTTGATGTGCACCTCCTGGATCCGGTCGGCGTAGCCGTGGTGTGGCACACGCACCTCCACGGTGCAGAGATCGGCCAGCCCGCCACCGTCCTTGCCGGTGAGGCCGATGACGTGCATGCCCTTCTCGCGGGCCACCTCGGCGGCGCGCAGCACGTTGGGGCTGTTGCCGCTGGTGCTGATGGCGAGCAGCACATCACCCTCGCGACCGTGGGCCAGCACGAACCGCGCGAACACCTGCTCGAAGCCGTGGTCATTGCCCACGCAGGTGAGGTGGCTGGGGTCGCTGATGCTCAGGGCGGCGATGGGCGGTCGGTCGTCGCGGTAGCGGCCGGTGAGCTCCTCGGCGAAGTGCATGGCATCGCACATGCTGCCGCCGTTGCCACAGCTGATCACCTTGGCACCCTGCTTCAGGCAATAGGACATGAAGGCGGCGGCCTGTTCCACGGCGACGAGGTTGGCCGGGTCGGCCAGAAAGCGCCCGAGCACGTCGGCGGCTTCGGTGAAGTGGGCGCGGATGCGGTCGTGGCTCATGGGACCAAAGATGCGGCAGATCGGTCGGCCCATCGGGGTACCGACGCCCGTGTCAGGGGATCGGCGGAGCGCCAGTGGGAAGGACCTCCATCAGCTACCAGGGCGACCATCGGGCGATCCGACCGACGTAATAACCGTCAAGTCGAAGATCGGAAAGATGACAAAGAGGAAGCCGATCCGCAAGTTCACCCCGAACCCTCAGCGGCTGGCCCGCTGGTCGAGGAGCTGCATGGCCTCGATGCCGCGTTCCAGGAAGGCCTGGTACTCGGCCACGTCCGGGGTGTAGGCCACTGGATCAGTGAGCAGCTCCCCCTCCGGGCTCAGCAACGCATAGAAGGGCTGGGAGCTGATGCGGAAGGTCTCGGCCTGAACCGTGCTCCACTTGTTGCCCATGGTCACGATGGGCTTCTGCTTCCCCGAAGAGGTCAGGTAGATGTGCTGCTGGTCCTTGGGCAATTCCTGTTTGTCGTCCACATAGAGGGATACCAGCACATAGCGGTCCTTGATCAGCTCGTACACCTCCGGCTCGGGCCAGACGTGCTCCTCCATCTTGCGGCAGTTCACGCAGGCATATCCGGTGAAGTCGAGCAGCAGTGGTTTGCCCGTGGCCTGCGCCTGGGCCTGTGCGGCATCGAGGTCGTGGTAGCAATCCAGGTTGTGCGGGCAGTGCTTGGGGAATATCCAGCTATAGCCGACGGGCGGGGCAAGGCCGCTCATGAGCTTGAGCGTGTGGAAGGTGTTCGTGTCCGCATTGTAGCGGAAGCCCATGGCGAGGTAGCCGGTGGTGACGGCGAACAGGGCGGTGAAGGCCCAGCGCAGTCCGGACCGCTTGGTGACCGGGCTGTCGTGCGGGAAGCGGATCAGTCCGAGGAGGTAGAGGACGATGCCCAAGGCACAGAGGACCCAAACGGCCATGAACAGCTCATAGCGCACCACCCCCCAATGCTTCACGAGGTCCGCATTGCTCAGGAACTTGAAGGCGAGGGCCACCTCGGCGAACCCGAGCACCACCTTCACACTGTTGAGCCAGCTACCGCTGCGCGGAAGGCTGTTGAGCCAGCTGGGGAACATGGCGAAGAGGGCGAAGGGCAGGGCGAGGGCCATGCCGAAGCCGCCCAATCCGGCCGTGAGCTGCCAGGCACCACCATCGGCCGTGAGGGCGCCGGCGAGCAAGGAGCCCAGGATCGGTCCGGTGCAGCTGAACGACACCAGGGCCAGGGTGAGGGCCATGAAGAAGATGCCGACCAGCCCGCCGAACCGCGAGGCCTTCTGGTCCATGCTGTTCACCCAGCTACTGGGCAGAGTGATCTCGAAATAGCCGAAGAAGCTGACGGCGAAGACCAGGAAGATGACGAAGAAGAAGACGTTGAGCCAGGGGTTCGTGCTGATCTCGTTGAAGATCTCCGGGTTCACCGAGCCGAGCAGATGGAAGGGGAGGCTGAAGATCAGGTAGATCAGCAGGATGAACCCCCCGTACGTGAGCGCGTTGCGCAGGCCCTTGCCGCGGTCCTCGCTGCCCTTGGTGAAGAAGCTGACGGTGAGCGGGATCATCGGGAAGACGCACGGCGTGAGCAGCGCGAGCAAGCCGCCGACGAAACCGAGCAGGAAGATCCGCCACAGCGAGGTGGTGGAGCGCAGCTCGGCCACCTCGCCCGCCGACGCCTTGAGCACCGGGGCGTTCAGGTCCACCTTGGGCAGCTTGTACATGGGCCCGTCGACCAGCGCGAGGTCGGAGCCGGAGGCGCTGCCGCCCAGGACAGCGGCACCGGTCGCCGGCACGATGGAGAAGACCAACGGATCGGGGAACACGCAGGCCTCGTCGTTGCAGCTCATGTAATTGATGCTGCCGGTCACGGGCCGTTGCGGATCATCGACCCGGACCGTCCGTGTGAACACGACCGTGCCTTTGAACTTCCGCACGGTCATCTCGAAGATGGGATCGTGGCCCTCCACCTTTCCCGCACCCGACTCAGTGGGCTCGCCTTCGGCGGCGAAATGGGGCACGGTGTCGAGGACGATGCTTGTGGGGATGGGACCGTCGCCGAAGGCTTCCTGGCTGTACACGTACCAGCCTTCCCGCACGGTGGCGGTGAAGGCGAGCGCCCAGCGCCCGGAGCCGAGGTCGCGCGCGGACAGGTTCCACTGCACGGGCTCATCGCTGGCGGCGGAAGCCTGGGTGAAGGGGACCGGCCCCATTTCCGCACGGTCGGCCGCAGGTGAGATCCGGAAGTGGATGGGATCCGGGAAGATGCATGCGCGATCATCGCAGCTCATGTACTCCAACCGCCCAGTGATGGGCGATCCCGGATCGCTGAGCGTGACCCGCTGGGTGAAGAGCGCATAGCCCTTGAACTTCTTCACCTGCATGTCGAACACGGCATCGTGTCCCTGGACCACATGCGCACCGGTCTCGGCAGCATTGCCGGCGAGGGTCACATGCGGAAGCGTATCGAACACCAGGGTGGTGGGCATGGGTCCGGCATCGCCGAAGCTCTGCTGGGAATACACGTACCAGCCGTCGATGATGTCGGCGCGGAAGATGAGGTCCCATTGCGCGCCCTCCACCTGCACCATGCTGATGCTCCATGTGACCGGATCGGCCGGGGCGGGGTCGGCTCCACCGGGCAGTTGAGCGGAAGCGCTCAAGGCCAAGGCGCCGGTGAGGAAGGAAAGGGCTCTGAGCATGGGATCACTTCGATGCGGAGGGGACCTCCAGCGCGAACGGTACGGCGACCGGAGGCAGGCAGGTGCGGTCGTTGCACAGCATGTACTCCACCTCTCCGGCCAAGGTGAACGCCGCATCGGAGGTCCGGGTGGTCGCCGCATGGAACACCGGCTCACCGGAGTGGTGCCGCACGAGCATGGCGAAGTTGGGGTCCATTTCCTCCACGGGCTCAGGCTCGGAGACCTTCAGCAGGCCTGTGTGGCCCGCCGTGGAGGTGAGTCGGATGACCGTTGGCAGCGGTCCGTCCTCCCGGGGAAGCTGAAGGGCGTAGAGGTGCCATCCGGGTTCCAAGGTCGCCTGCAAGTTCACCTGCACACGCCCCTCTTCGCCCGTTTCTACGGAGAAGGACCATCTCGCCGGACCGGTCGGACCGGACTGCAGCACGAGGAGCAAAGGGATCACCGCGGTGAAGGACATGGCCTGGAGGAGCGCACAAAAGTAGCAGGCCCGTACCTGGGAGGGACGGGCCATCTTACCCATCGCTTGCGATCCTGATGGATCACAGCGGCATCCCGATGTCGATGACCCTGCCGAGCGGGATGGTGGCCCCGTACTTCAGCACAAGGGTCCGGTCATCCGCCGACCAGATGGTGGTCTCCACGGCCTTCAGCCCTTCGGCGTCCCGGAAGAGGATCCGGCATTTGCCATGCTCCCCGTTGCCGAGCTGCACGGCGCGGGCCACCTTCTGCTTGAGCTCCGCGCGATGTGCATCGGAAAGCAGCACGGCCTCGTGCGGGAACCGGATGCGTTCCAGATCCTCCTTGGCGATCACTTGAGCGGCGGTCGGTTTCATGGGTTCTGGAAGGTGAGGGCCTGAAGATACGCTCGATCATTGGACCGGCACACCGAAGATCACGTCGCCCATCCCGGGCTGAGCGGCGAAGCCTTCGGCCAGGCGATGACCGACCACCCAGGCGATCTCGTCCGCGGCGCACAGGACATACACGGCGCCCTTTCGGTCCCGAGACACCTTGGCATCGATCAGGAGATCGCTCACCAGCCGCGAGCCTCGCCCACCATGAGGCCTGAAGCGATCGCCCGCGCGCCAGGGCCGGAGGACCAACGGGCCATGCAATCTGGCCGCTGCAAGCCGCACCACATGGCGTTCGTCCACCACGCCTCCCGGATCATCCCGCAGCAACCGTACTGGTGCTGACCCGGGCAGGGCGAGGTCGGCTCCGATGGTATAGGAGGGACCGGCTTCCGCCGGGCAGGACCAGCGCAGCCGGTCGCGGTCCACCAGCAACTCGCCATCCTTCAACGGGAACCGGGCACCTGTCCGGCGATGGGCCACAGCGCGCAGGATCCGCTCCAACTGGTCCGGATGCACGCCACGATGCCGGAGCGCCTCATGCAGAACGAGCCGGGGCAGCGGGGCCGACTCCAGGAGCTCGAAAGGGATCCCCTCCTCATCGATGGGCCGTTCGGCCGAGTGGGCCTCCCAATGGTCGATGAGCTCGCGCAAATGTCCAACGGACCGGGCGATGGCCCGATCGCACCCCGGGCTCATCCGCCGCATGAGCGGCAGCAGTTCATGGCGTACGCGGTTCCTTCTGAAGGTTGCGTCGGCGTTGCTCGCATCCTCGCGGAACGGAATGGCCTGATCGGACGCATATGCGGCAATGGCCTTCCGTGGGACATCGAGCAAAGGACGGATGAAGGGGCCACTTTGGCGAGGGATGCCGCGCCATCCCCTCAGGCCGGTCCCGCGCATGAGGTTCAACAGCAGGGTCTCGATCACATCGTCGCGGTGGTGGGCGGTGGCCACCGGACGGATGCCGAGCCGAAGGGCCACATCGCGAAGCCATTCAGCACGGGCACTGCGGGCCAGCATCTCCACGGAGCCGTGCGCCGTTCCGCGAAGTCGTGGCACATGCAGGGAGGTGGTCTCGAAAGGGACCTCTTGTTCACGACACCACTGACGGAGCCAGGCCTGATCCTGTTCACCGACCGGGCCGCGCAGACCGTGTTCTGCATGGGCGGCCACCACAGGTTGGCCCAGTTGCCGGAGGATATGGAGCATGACCATGCTGTCCAGCCCCCCGCTCAACGCAACGAGCACGGTTTCGCCCGGGGATACCAGCCGGTGCACGCGAAGCGCCTCCCGCACCTCAGGGATCAGCATCACCCAGGGCGTTGATGACGGAGTTGGCCTTCAGAGCACATTCTTCCCACTCGCGCTCTGGATCGCAGGTGGCGGTCAGGGCACTGCCCGTCACCAACCGGGCATCCCCGGTACGCGCGTCGTATTCCACGGTCCGGATCACCACGTTGAGGTCGAGGTCCCCGGCGCCATCGCACCATCCGAAAGAGCCACTGAAAAGCCCTCGGCGTTGGTCCTCATGAAGGTCGATCAGGGCCATGGCGCGGTGTTTCGGCGCGCCGGTCATGGAGGCCATGGGAAAGGCGGAGAGGACGGCATCGATCGGGGTACGACCATGCGCCAGGCGCGCTTCCACCTTGGATACCATTTGATGCACATGACCGGTGCTGCGGATGCCGCACAGTTCAGGCACGATGACGGACCCCGGCACGGCCACACGGCTCAGGTCGTGACGGACCACGTCCGTGGCCATGACGTTCTCCGCACGCTCCTTCGGGTCATGGGCAAGCTCCCAGGCCATGGCCCGATCGGTGTCGGGGTCGCTCGACCGGCGCCGGGTCCCTTTCATGGGTTCGCAGTGCACGCAGCCGTTCGCGGTCCACAGGAACCGTTCCGGCGAAAGGCAGATGGCGTAGCGGTCGTCCCACGCGTGGAAGGCGGCGAAGGAGGCCTGCGTCGTTCGGATGGCGCGCATGAACGCGGCGTGCGGATCCCGGTCGGGGAGATGGGCCTTTCGCTCCACGCAGTAATTGACCTCGTAGATGTCCCCGCGCTGCACATGCTCAAGCAGTTCGGCCGTATGGCGCAGGTAGGCGTCCTTGTCCGTCGAGAGCGACCATCCGCCCCACGATAACACCGGCTCCTGGGGCAATTGAGCGCACAGCCGGTCCGCCAGTTCGTCCACGGCCGCGAGGTCTGTGCCAAGGAAATGCGTGCGACCACCCACCCAATGGACCATGACCTCGGGGACGAACCAGCGGATCAAGGGCCAGTGACCGGTACGCGGATGCCTGCTGGACTGACCGAAAAGGGATCCACGCAGGTCATAGGACAGGTAACCCATGGAAGGTCCGCTGCACTTCAGCAGTACGCGCCACGCCTCAAGTGCTTGGTCGGTCTCATCGGTTTCCAAGAGCGTCCGGCAGCCCATTCCCAGGACCGCCTCATCCCGGTCGGCGGCGCGGCGATACAGCCACCGCGGCTCGTTGCGCAGGGTGCGCGCATCGAACGGGACCGGATGATCGAGCGTTCTGACCAGCCGCATGAGCGACCGAAGTTATCCCAAGGAAGCAACCCCTGACGACCGATCGCGTCATCCACCAGAAGTCGAACGTTCCAGCCCCCACCCGCATCCAAGCACCTTCATCAAACGCCTGATCTCCAGGAAAATAACAACCAGGTTCCAGGGCACAGGAACCCCAGCTTCGAGGACGCATTTGAAGAAGGGGGGTTGAACTGGTCCGAAGAACCGCATAGATTTGAGGTTGCCATGATGAAAAAGTTACTCACGTCGTCCTGTGTTCTGATCGCCGGTGCCGTCCTCGGGCAGGCCCGGTTGGTGATCAACAACAACGCCTACGTGGTCTTCGACCCGAACACGCCGGCGGCGCAATCCACCTATCTGGTGGTGGACAATCCGAACGCCAACGCCATCACGGTGGCGGGCACCGGAGCGAACATCGTCTCGGAGCGTGAGCGCAACTTCATCCGATGGTCCATCGGAACCAGTACGGGTGCCTACTCCATCCCCTTCACCAACCCCGGCAACGTGAAAATGCCGCTGACCTATACGGTCCTTGCGGCCGGTAGTGCAGGTGGGTCCGTGTTGTTCTCCACCTATAACTACGATGGCACCGACGCGGCTGTGCCTTTGGCCAACCGCTGGAACAACGCGCTGTATCAGCCCTCGGACGTCACGCATATGAACAACTGGGATACCGGGAACAACCTGACGCCGGGCGCGACGAACGAGTCCGGTCATGTGGTGGACCGTTTCTGGATCATCGATACCGAGGCATCCGGCTTCGCCTATGTCAACAAGCCGGATGCGTCCATCGTGTTCCAGTACGATGCAGCGGAGATCACGGCAGGCAACACCATCGGCGTCGGCAACCAGCTCATCGCGCAACGATTCAACTCGGGCACCAACAAATGGGGTGACTATCTGCCCACCTGCGTGTGGAACACGGCTCCTTACTCGGTGGCCGTTCCGGCTGCGGGCGTCATCGCCGACGCTGACTTCTTCCGCTCGTGGACACTTTCAGACATCGGCAACCCGCTGCCTGTCGAGCTGGTGGATTTCAAGGGTGCGTGCGAGGACGGTCAGGTGCTGTTGAACTGGACCACCGCATCGGAGCGTGACAACGATTATTTCGTGGTGGAGAAGTCCCTGAACAACATCGAGTGGATGATGATCGGGCAGGTGGATGGAGTGGGCAACAGCGTGAGCACCACGAATTATTCGTACGTCGACCCGAACCCGACCACGATGGCCTATTATCGACTGATCCAGACCGACCTGGACCGCACGACGACCATCAGCAAGGTGATCGCGGCCGGGTGCGGCATGGGCACGGGCATCGAGATCGTGAACGCGTTCGATGCAGGTGACGTGATGGTGGTGACCGTAAGCAGTTCCTTGGATGATGTCTACGACCTGACCCTTCTGGATGCGCAAGGGAAGGTGATGACCACGCAACCCCGCGCCGCGATCGCGAACGGGATCACCCAGCTAGTGGTTCCTACGGAGTCCATTGCGACCGGCATCTATGTGGTGCAGTTGGAGAACTCCGGCAACCGCATGAGCCGTCGTGTGCACCTCCAGTAAGTGCTCCGGTCTACCTAGCACGAAAAGGCGCCTCCGGGCGCCTTTTCTCATTCCCGACGGCGTGCGGACGGAACACCCCAGGGCAGAAAGGCGGCCAACAGGGCAGTCGCACCGGCCAACAGGGACGCCCACCGCACCACTTCGCCCAGGGCCACGAACGGCGAACGAGCGCCGTTCAGGAGCACGGTGCTGCGGATCACGGCTTCCTGCCACCAGGCCGTGGGTTGGTGGATGATACCCCGTTGGTCGACGAAGCAACTGACGCCTGTATTCGCCGAACGAGCGATGGCGCGACGGCATTCGATCGCCCGAAGGCTCGCGTAGGTCAGGTGCTGTCGGTATCCGTAGCTATCTCCCCACCACCCATCGTTGGTGATGATCGCAATGAGGTCGGCCCCGTTGCGCACGTAATCGGCCACGTAGTCACCGAAGACGGATTCATAGCAGATCACCGGGGCCGCTCCGTACCGGCCGTCGGCTGGGCGGAACACGGTGCGCTCCTCCTGTTGGGCGAGGCTTCCGGTGGTGCCCCCCATATCGATGGAGAGGGCTTCCAGCCCGCCCAGCAACGCCTCGAAAGGAAGCTGCTCCACCCCAGCCACGAGCTTGCTCTTGCGGTAGGCGGCAGCGGGTTCGCCAGGCGCCACATACAAGGCGGCGTTGGCCGCATCATAAAACCGGTCGATACCACCAATGGGGCGGGAGCTCACCGTGCGTTCGTTCCTGTCGAGCAGGCGGGAGCTGGACATACCGGCCAGTACGGCGCACTGTGGATGGCGCTTCTGCCAAGCACGGATGCTACGCACGCTCCCCGAGGCCTCCAGGTCATTCTCCCAAAGGCCTTCGAGCTCCAGCTCGCCGCCATCGGTGATGAACACGCGCGATGCTTCCTGCAGTGCGGTCTCCGGTAGCAGCAGCAAACGTGTGCTGTCGGTCATCCTGGGTTCGGCCAGCTCGAGCATGCCTTCCAACTGCATCAACGGATCGATGCCGCCGAACTTCTCCGAATAGGGATCGATGTTCGGCTGAACGATCAACACCTCCAGAGGGACACCGCGCTCCTCGTAGGTGGTGAAGCGCGCCCAGGAGAGCAGCACGGGCAGGGTCATCACCAGCAAAGGGGCCCATGCCGCCCGGGCCCGACCACCGGAGAGGAACCAGCGCAGTACGAGCAGGTTGGTCAGGAGCACCCACACCGATCCACCCAGGTGTCCGGTGAGCTCGTACCACTGCACCCATTGCGGTCGTGCGGCGAACCCATTGCCCAGCGTCAGCCAGGGCCATTGCAGGTCCCAACGCATGTGCAGGACCTCCCAGGCCATCCACCACCCAGCAAAGGCGGCCCAGCCCGTCCATCGGCCGTACCGGCGTCTCACCCGTCGGCCGATCGCGAAGGGGATGAGCTGCAGACCGGCGTTGGCGAGCATCACGCCTAGGCCCAGCAGCACGCGGGTGCCCCAGCTTTCCTGCACCTGACCGAGCCACGAGGTGGTCACCAGGTTCCAGAGCGCGAGCCCGACGAAAAGCATCCAACCGGTGCCGTGCCGGGCGCATGGCTCACCTGGAGGGCAGCGCAGTTCCACCACCAGCATGAAAGGCACAAGGCCCACGAACAGGAGGGGTGAGAGGCTTCCTGAAGCGGGCCACGCCACAG
Proteins encoded in this region:
- the lpcA gene encoding D-sedoheptulose 7-phosphate isomerase; this translates as MSHDRIRAHFTEAADVLGRFLADPANLVAVEQAAAFMSYCLKQGAKVISCGNGGSMCDAMHFAEELTGRYRDDRPPIAALSISDPSHLTCVGNDHGFEQVFARFVLAHGREGDVLLAISTSGNSPNVLRAAEVAREKGMHVIGLTGKDGGGLADLCTVEVRVPHHGYADRIQEVHIKVIHAFIDHIERELN
- a CDS encoding thioredoxin family protein is translated as MLRALSFLTGALALSASAQLPGGADPAPADPVTWSISMVQVEGAQWDLIFRADIIDGWYVYSQQSFGDAGPMPTTLVFDTLPHVTLAGNAAETGAHVVQGHDAVFDMQVKKFKGYALFTQRVTLSDPGSPITGRLEYMSCDDRACIFPDPIHFRISPAADRAEMGPVPFTQASAASDEPVQWNLSARDLGSGRWALAFTATVREGWYVYSQEAFGDGPIPTSIVLDTVPHFAAEGEPTESGAGKVEGHDPIFEMTVRKFKGTVVFTRTVRVDDPQRPVTGSINYMSCNDEACVFPDPLVFSIVPATGAAVLGGSASGSDLALVDGPMYKLPKVDLNAPVLKASAGEVAELRSTTSLWRIFLLGFVGGLLALLTPCVFPMIPLTVSFFTKGSEDRGKGLRNALTYGGFILLIYLIFSLPFHLLGSVNPEIFNEISTNPWLNVFFFVIFLVFAVSFFGYFEITLPSSWVNSMDQKASRFGGLVGIFFMALTLALVSFSCTGPILGSLLAGALTADGGAWQLTAGLGGFGMALALPFALFAMFPSWLNSLPRSGSWLNSVKVVLGFAEVALAFKFLSNADLVKHWGVVRYELFMAVWVLCALGIVLYLLGLIRFPHDSPVTKRSGLRWAFTALFAVTTGYLAMGFRYNADTNTFHTLKLMSGLAPPVGYSWIFPKHCPHNLDCYHDLDAAQAQAQATGKPLLLDFTGYACVNCRKMEEHVWPEPEVYELIKDRYVLVSLYVDDKQELPKDQQHIYLTSSGKQKPIVTMGNKWSTVQAETFRISSQPFYALLSPEGELLTDPVAYTPDVAEYQAFLERGIEAMQLLDQRASR
- the lnt gene encoding apolipoprotein N-acyltransferase translates to MRDLTHLCLALLGGVLLTVAWPASGSLSPLLFVGLVPFMLVVELRCPPGEPCARHGTGWMLFVGLALWNLVTTSWLGQVQESWGTRVLLGLGVMLANAGLQLIPFAIGRRVRRRYGRWTGWAAFAGWWMAWEVLHMRWDLQWPWLTLGNGFAARPQWVQWYELTGHLGGSVWVLLTNLLVLRWFLSGGRARAAWAPLLVMTLPVLLSWARFTTYEERGVPLEVLIVQPNIDPYSEKFGGIDPLMQLEGMLELAEPRMTDSTRLLLLPETALQEASRVFITDGGELELEGLWENDLEASGSVRSIRAWQKRHPQCAVLAGMSSSRLLDRNERTVSSRPIGGIDRFYDAANAALYVAPGEPAAAYRKSKLVAGVEQLPFEALLGGLEALSIDMGGTTGSLAQQEERTVFRPADGRYGAAPVICYESVFGDYVADYVRNGADLIAIITNDGWWGDSYGYRQHLTYASLRAIECRRAIARSANTGVSCFVDQRGIIHQPTAWWQEAVIRSTVLLNGARSPFVALGEVVRWASLLAGATALLAAFLPWGVPSARRRE
- a CDS encoding YifB family Mg chelatase-like AAA ATPase — protein: MLVKVFGSAVFGINATIVTAEVNVTKGVKFYLVGLPDNAVKESYHRMDNAVRSCGLDFPRGKRTVINLAPADVHKEGSAYDLPMAVGILGSTGQIPTDRFADFLIMGELSMDGGVRPIKGALPIAIEAKRSGFKGVIVPKENGREAAIVEGLTVYGVTHLREVIGILEGEPTVAPEHVDIAAEFAASSRSYPVDIADVKGQENIKRAFEIAAAGGHNIILIGPPGAGKTMLAKRLPTILPPLHIAEALETTKIHSVAGKLRKEDSLLSVRPFRSPHHTISDVALVGGGSHPQPGEISLAHNGVLFLDELPEFKRTVLEVLRQPLEDRVVTISRARFTVEYPASFMLVAAMNPCPCGFHNHPEKECVCAPGVVQKYLTRISGPLLDRIDIHIEVTPVPFSELSAERSTERSAEVRQRVVRAREVQQRRFAGIGLHSNAQMSSQQLRSICRIDEAGKALLERAMERLGLSARAYDRILKVARTIADLADSPDIRTEHLAEAIQYRSLDREGWAG
- the tilS gene encoding tRNA lysidine(34) synthetase TilS, which translates into the protein MLIPEVREALRVHRLVSPGETVLVALSGGLDSMVMLHILRQLGQPVVAAHAEHGLRGPVGEQDQAWLRQWCREQEVPFETTSLHVPRLRGTAHGSVEMLARSARAEWLRDVALRLGIRPVATAHHRDDVIETLLLNLMRGTGLRGWRGIPRQSGPFIRPLLDVPRKAIAAYASDQAIPFREDASNADATFRRNRVRHELLPLMRRMSPGCDRAIARSVGHLRELIDHWEAHSAERPIDEEGIPFELLESAPLPRLVLHEALRHRGVHPDQLERILRAVAHRRTGARFPLKDGELLVDRDRLRWSCPAEAGPSYTIGADLALPGSAPVRLLRDDPGGVVDERHVVRLAAARLHGPLVLRPWRAGDRFRPHGGRGSRLVSDLLIDAKVSRDRKGAVYVLCAADEIAWVVGHRLAEGFAAQPGMGDVIFGVPVQ
- a CDS encoding anthranilate synthase component I family protein — its product is MRLVRTLDHPVPFDARTLRNEPRWLYRRAADRDEAVLGMGCRTLLETDETDQALEAWRVLLKCSGPSMGYLSYDLRGSLFGQSSRHPRTGHWPLIRWFVPEVMVHWVGGRTHFLGTDLAAVDELADRLCAQLPQEPVLSWGGWSLSTDKDAYLRHTAELLEHVQRGDIYEVNYCVERKAHLPDRDPHAAFMRAIRTTQASFAAFHAWDDRYAICLSPERFLWTANGCVHCEPMKGTRRRSSDPDTDRAMAWELAHDPKERAENVMATDVVRHDLSRVAVPGSVIVPELCGIRSTGHVHQMVSKVEARLAHGRTPIDAVLSAFPMASMTGAPKHRAMALIDLHEDQRRGLFSGSFGWCDGAGDLDLNVVIRTVEYDARTGDARLVTGSALTATCDPEREWEECALKANSVINALGDADP